The Moorella glycerini genomic interval TGTAAATTCGTGGAGAAGCATTTTGGTATTAGGAAAGCTCAGCTTTATGCATTACTGAAGAGTACTCATTTCTTTATCACCTATAGTATGATATCAGCTCTTAATATGTTTATACCGTTATCAAAGAAGAAGGACATTTACAGAACTTTATGGCAATCATATGCATCGAAGATTTTTGGACATAGACATATTGGCGCTTGAGGAGGATTATATCGAAAATGAACATCCTTTTTTTGACCAGTACATATCCATATCCCCCTCATAGTGGATATCAACTTCGTTGCTATCATTTTATCAGGCAATTAGCAGAGCGGCATGAAATTTATCTAATTAGCTTCACACGGAAAATGCCAAAACAGAGCGATCTTCAAGCTATGCAGCGTTTAGTGACGGACCAGTGGATAGTCGAAGGTGCGTATTCCTCTGTGTCCAAAGCACTTATAGGGTTGTTCAAACCAGTACCTTTTCATGTTTTTAGTCACCAAAGCCGAGAATTCGCTCGAGCCCTATCCAACATTTGTGCTAAAACCAGATTTGATGTTATCTATTCTAATTTTATCTACTTTACCCCATATGTTAGGCAATTCGCGAGTCCTATGACACTTAAGGTTCTAGATCAACATAATGTAGATCGCGACGTGTGGCAAAAAATGGCCAGATACGAGGCCTCCTTTCCTAGAAGGATGTATTCTTTACTTAACCTTTTGAAAACCAAGCGATTTGAAAAACAGTCTTATCCGTTATATGATTTGGTGATCTCGGTCTCTGCTGATGATGCCCGTATCACACGAGAGATTAGCCCGGGTAGCCATGTTGTAGAAGTAGCTAGCGGTGTAGATTGCGCGGAATATAAACCACCCTCTCGAGTACTACGCGACCCATATACTATACTATTCACCGGTTCGGGAGCCAGTAGAAATCTAGAAGCTATTAGGAATTTTGCTAGGAATATTTTTCCGAATGTAAGACGAGCTTACCCAGCGGCTAAGTTTCAAGTCGTTGGTAACATAAATCCGGCGGAACTTAAAGTGGAACGAACACTTCCTGGTTTCGAGTTTGTTGGAAAGGTCGAAAACATTAAGCCTTATTTTTGGAATGCTAGTATTTTCGTGGCGCCGTTTAAACTAGGGGGTGGCGCAAAACTAAAAATATTTGAAGCAATGGCGGCAGGACTACCAGTGGTGGGTACGCCTACAGGGTGTCAGGGGATTGATGGTGCAGAAGATGGTAAGCATTTCTTGATTGCACAAAGTGATGATGATTTCACGGCGAAGGTAATCGGTCTCCTTAGAGACATAGAGCTAAGAAAGAGCATTGCCCGAAACGGGATGAGGCTCGTGCAAGAACGATATGATTGGAGGTATCTTGTAAGCAAACTTGATGGCGAACTTGAAGAAGCCTACCTTAAGAAGGTGCATATAAAGTGAAGCAGCTCTTGCAGAGCTACCGTAATGGAGCCCTGAGTGTTATGGATGTTCCCGTTCCCCGGTTGGGAACAAACCAGGTACTGGTGGCCACCAGGGCGTCGGTGATCAGCGCCGGAACGGAACGTGCAGTTGCTGAGTTTTCTGAAAAAAGTTTGGTGGGAAAAGCCCGCTCGCGACCGGACCTGGTTCGGCAAGTGATCAAAAAAGTACAGACCGACGGGCTGGTAGCTGCGGCCCAAGCTGCCTTTGCGCGCCTGGATGTGCCCCTGGCCCTGGGGTACAGTTCTGCCGGCGAGGTGGTAGAGGTTGGCCCCGGAGTGCAAGGATTTAAGGT includes:
- a CDS encoding glycosyltransferase family 4 protein; this translates as MNILFLTSTYPYPPHSGYQLRCYHFIRQLAERHEIYLISFTRKMPKQSDLQAMQRLVTDQWIVEGAYSSVSKALIGLFKPVPFHVFSHQSREFARALSNICAKTRFDVIYSNFIYFTPYVRQFASPMTLKVLDQHNVDRDVWQKMARYEASFPRRMYSLLNLLKTKRFEKQSYPLYDLVISVSADDARITREISPGSHVVEVASGVDCAEYKPPSRVLRDPYTILFTGSGASRNLEAIRNFARNIFPNVRRAYPAAKFQVVGNINPAELKVERTLPGFEFVGKVENIKPYFWNASIFVAPFKLGGGAKLKIFEAMAAGLPVVGTPTGCQGIDGAEDGKHFLIAQSDDDFTAKVIGLLRDIELRKSIARNGMRLVQERYDWRYLVSKLDGELEEAYLKKVHIK